A single region of the Neomonachus schauinslandi chromosome 3, ASM220157v2, whole genome shotgun sequence genome encodes:
- the AMER3 gene encoding LOW QUALITY PROTEIN: APC membrane recruitment protein 3 (The sequence of the model RefSeq protein was modified relative to this genomic sequence to represent the inferred CDS: substituted 3 bases at 3 genomic stop codons) encodes MELKRGKTFIKSSLQISHEKAPDPAAATLAREDASPWSVSPGGQQKPQSERAPQVSPSAQGYDRCSNKEAEPEPEVGAAAFCGATFKLVRKSKTHDSVPGAGRASTTTGQLVGSASFPGPPSSQRMIDYRHFVPQMPFVPAVAKSIPRKRISLKRPKKCFRNLFHIRRNKTENLASLVTKGESLSSPGGPSEASGQTGKAFFPLGEGLGPDSLFQDLSDNELLPDSSVDLCRALCEDVASLKSFDSLTGCGEIFADESSVPSLELNEGPESPTQVSQALESKVLRGPFQGSVEQPASPAQNELSDFAKFWDSVNHSVKQQHRALLGPWLGGPQGTDTDRPRLDAAGLAELPLCPCRDPHSGSKASSIDTGTPKSEQPESVSTSDEGYYDSFSPGLEEDKKEASSPGTPAAFPRDSYSGDALYELFYDPSEGPVGPSLDDDLCVSESLSGPALGAPLSMCSFHVGAEENLAPAPGPDLLSQGFLQSSWKGKECLLKLCDTELAITMGIINWLRRGPELRTPPASAPGETATSPRGQAEKLEGREARASDAGRTAVGSAPSRRELWAHSGPKGLLAGESKVLGGPEQGTSILSRDPSLECVQVSGEGKMQGCHEGLFSSVGSAASATKDTSSKSKVPNPWPGFQEPRPPGNLECFQGPWRPGPGGSTLNVEPTLTGCVAQVAALHIHPDCQPPTTQSPRQDTSSEFCRHPQARGSDILQQKQTNSFPSMPIVCGLPSLASPLHSPQDQRCPGHVLGLSQLRVEPTRMDAQAHHASMDDQPLQLSSRAVEQAIHRGQLDLXPLLALLSSXAPGANCQESXTSPPTASTSEPPSASAPESCYSFLAHEGLLCNQPEIGAPRPAWLSLTYSMGPHLPETVSLWPHSREPNTQISTLCP; translated from the exons AGTCCCAGCGCCCAAGGATATGACAGATGCTCCAACAAGGAAGCAGAGCCAGAACCCGAGGTGGGGGCTGCAGCCTTTTGTGGAGCCACCTTCAAACTGGTACGAAAGAGCAAGACTCATGACAGTGTGCCTGGGGCTGGCAGGGCGAGCACAACCACAGGGCAGCTGGTGGGCAGTGCAAGCTTCCCAGGGCCCCCCAGCAGCCAGCGCATGATTGATTACCGCCACTTTGTGCCCCAGATGCCCTTTGTGCCCGCTGTGGCCAAGAGCATCCCAAGGAAGAGGATCTCCCTGAAACGACCTAAGAAGTGCTTTCGGAACCTATTCCACATTCGCAGAAACAAGACTGAGAACTTGGCCTCACTGGTGACCAAGGGGGAGAGCCTGTCTTCCCCTGGGGGCCCATCAGAGGCTAGCGGGCAGACAGGCAAAGCCTTCTTCCCCTTAGGTGAGGGACTGGGGCCCGACAGCCTGTTCCAGGACCTATCTGACAATGAGCTCCTGCCTGACTCTTCTGTTGACCTCTGCAGGGCCCTATGTGAGGATGTGGCCTCACTCAAGAGTTTTGACTCTCTCACGGGCTGTGGGGAGATCTTTGCAGATGAAAGTTCAGTGCCATCCCTGGAACTGAATGAGGGCCCAGAGAGCCCAACCCAGGTATCACAGGCCCTTGAAAGCAAGGTTCTTAGGGGCCCCTTCCAGGGCAGTGTGGAGCAGCCGGCATCACCCGCCCAAAACGAGTTGTCTGACTTTGCCAAGTTCTGGGACAGTGTGAATCACTCTGTGAAGCAGCAGCACCGTGCCCTACTGGGGCCATGGCTGGGGGGTCCCCAGGGCACAGACACAGACCGGCCCAGGCTGGATGCAGCTGGGCTTGCTGAGCTACCCCTGTGTCCCTGTAGGGACCCCCACAGTGGCTCCAAAGCCAGCTCCATAGACACAGGTACCCCTAAGAGTGAGCAGCCAGAATCCGTGTCCACGAGTGATGAGGGCTACTATGACTCATTTTCACCTGGCCTTGAGGAGGACAAGAAGGAGGCTTCAAGTCCAGGCACACCAGCAGCCTTCCCCCGGGACAGCTACAGTGGAGATGCCCTCTACGAGCTCTTCTATGACCCCAGCGAGGGCCCTGTTGGCCCAAGCCTGGATGATGACCTATGTGTGTCTGAGAGTCTGTCAGGGCCAGCCCTAGGAGCACCACTGTCCATGTGCAGCTTCCATGTGGGGGCAGAGGAGAACTTGGCCCCAGCACCAGGCCCAGACCTGCTCAGCCAGGGCTTTTTGCAAAGCTCCTGGAAGGGCAAGGAGTGCCTGCTAAAACTCTGTGACACCGAGCTTGCCATCACCATGGGCATTATCAACTGGCTTCGCCGTGGCCCTGAACTCCGCACCCCACCTGCCTCAGCCCCTGGAGAAACTGCAACCTCACCCAGGGGACAGGCAGAGAAG ctggagggcagggaggctAGGGCTTCAGATGCAGGTAGGACCGCTGTGGGCTCAGCACCCAGCAGGCGGGAGCTGTGGGCACATTCGGGTCCCAAGGGCCTGCTTGCTGGAGAGAGCAAGGTCCTAGGAGGGCCCGAGCAGGGAACCAGCATTCTGTCCAGGGACCCATCTCTGGAGTGTGTGCAGGTCTCTGGAGAAGGAAAGATGCAAGGCTGCCATGAAGGCTTGTTCTCCTCTGTGGGGTCTGCAGCCTCTGCAACAAAAGACACCTCTAGCAAAAGTAAGGTCCCAAACCCTTGGCCGGGCTTCCAGGAGCCCAGGCCTCCTGGGAATCTGGAGTGTTTCCAAGGTCCCTGGAGGCCAGGTCCTGGCGGAAGCACCCTCAATGTAGAGCCCACCCTGACAGGCTGTGTGGCCCAGGTTGCAGCCCTGCACATCCACCCAGACTGCCAGCCCCCTACTACACAGTCCCCAAGGCAGGACACAAGCAGTGAGTTCTGTAGGCACCCTCAGGCCAGAGGCTCTGATATTCTCCAGCAGAAACAGACTAACAGCTTCCCTAGCATGCCAATTGTGTGTGGCCTGCCCTCCCTGGCTAGTCCACTCCACAGCCCACAGGACCAGAGGTGCCCAGGCCACGTCCTGGGCCTTAGCCAGCTCAGGGTGGAGCCCACCAGGATGGATGCCCAGGCTCATCATGCCTCTATGGATGACCAGCCCCTGCAGCTCAGTTCAAGGGCTGTGGAGCAGGCAATACATAGGGGCCAGCTAGATTTGTAGCCCCTCTTGGCCCTACTATCCAGCTGAGCCCCTGGGGCCAACTGCCAGGAATCCTAGACATCACCTCCAACAGCCAGTACAAGTGAGCCCCCCTCTGCAAGTGCCCCAGAAAGTTGCTACAGTTTCCTGGCCCATGAAGGCCTCCTCTGCAACCAACCGGAAATAGGAGCCCCCAGACCAGCATGGCTGAGCCTCACCTATAGCATGGGGCCTCACTTACCAGAAACTGTGTCTTTGTGGCCACATTCAAGAGAACCTAACACCCAAATCTCCACCCTTTGTCCCTGA